From a region of the Besnoitia besnoiti strain Bb-Ger1 chromosome I, whole genome shotgun sequence genome:
- a CDS encoding hypothetical protein (encoded by transcript BESB_009030) yields MAKFLAGQRGGAAIIRPGLFPAKSGEGNACMLQPGGRDQFLRGSSQADTSLPLRNVQWLCSLENRTGSVVQSRRRLASLASPSAAPSSGHKAEAVGTLLRRSCAPSNVRRARTLSGAPFVSAGLDAQAEISLCSRLVTQPGQRQHLSTVPLQHGAAAAAGGLRTGGSQPPEETCKALSSEGNAYTPVLIVGAGPIGLSLALLLRRMRVPFLVVERDEEARCQPRAHYCSSRSMEVWRMFGHLDEVLENEVPSLNDWRHFSYCTHLVASKDHPQPNIAARDHFSDAYTFSLPDGRTRYFESQSPCRVIHLPQHILLPLLYARLVTWSAEKPMSDLGARWSPLPAPSLARMSSSTQTLLAATAPPVASEHPNSLPDSPFPAASSALPEVLFRTKWLGSATVERDFSAERGEFASDPRPQRFMRSALLTWAMENKAEPQVIHIDSAFVVACDGASSAVATQLPGYHREGADCLQRLVNITFVSRHLATLIRSNEVLRDQDAARYASTSESSSDCVCSDPSPPPSMLYYVMNADVIGVVVLHSLERGEFVAHIPFFAPHEAARDDFPVHVCEEIVHQLAGVRLRDVRIVEARGWAMAAKVSNAFTGRLPPAAGDGAREDSARSAAAAQGGESHEACQTDLPRVLLVGDAAHQLPPAGGLGMNLGMGDVLGLGWRIGQLYHRKTAAFFPREGALAGTQGAGAKNPCGDGAGRAGRADASEETARRLLQSYDEERRLVAKYTCGVAIDNFRRGLNAPSEFGLDWATGQALSSILEKAAQMVSRLLSGASRPSSALPLHVEAPQAASRPPAGPPSLAQAPVLAAKRILQLALRAGRKQMLLSRQWLPQLWEERVEAVKAILRDENRNLSLRYPGADLAYAYTSSQVYRRPTSEGQEAEASRPYVMVSQSPLRYLPSSWRGCRMPHVWVYASSPASPRTPVNEAPVPQESVFRLSTVEIPLLHDPPCAYCFLVFSSRHLDVLADALRARSLVALQPAVPSSASPSSAGRGDPLPAEERDFRAAFCACWESSSDSAALCPGAEAIAVDRRPFVLDGADLARLGRSPLAASGADGKQKRPHKTRKADASVQRNAEQVKGVRWLWSPQATRENFLQKLRDANVQGNAAGIPLDDLLVVLRPDGHIVEIRSLAAGCSSASRENPKGMPRIPEGPCPAQASGSSLPSETVAAVVADVLGRLA; encoded by the exons ATGGCTAAATTTCTAGcagggcagcgcggcggcgctgccatAATTCGCCCGGGGCTGTTTCCTGCAAAGTCAGGAGAGGGTAACGCGTGTATGCTGCAGCCCGGTGGGAGGGACCAGTTTCTACGGGGTTCTTCACAAGCAGATACTTCGCTCCCTCTACGTAATGTACAGTGGTTGTGCAGCCTCGAGAATAGAACGGGATCTGTCGTCCAGTCCCGTCGCCGGCTCGCAAgtctcgcgtctccctccgcagccCCTTCCAGCGGGCACAAGGCAGAGGCCGTTGGAACTCTACTTCGACGCTCCTGCGCACCTTCCAACGTGCGCAGAGCGCGGACTCTTTCCGGCGCGCCTTTTGTGTCCGCGGGGctagacgcgcaggcggagatTTCGCTGTGTTCGCGGCTTGTGACTCAACCCGGACAGAGGCAGCATCTCAGCActgtgcctctgcagcacggagcggcggcagcggcaggcggcctgcgcacAGGAGGGTCTCAACCTCCCGAGGAGACGTGCAAGGCGCTGTCCTCCGAAGGGAACGCGTACACACCAGTTTTGATTGTAGGCGCGGGGCCGATTGGGCTCTCTTTggcgctgcttcttcgccgcatgcgcgtcccGTTCCTCGTTGtggagcgcgacgaggaggcccgcTGCCAGCCCAGAGCTCACtactgcagcagcagatcCATGGAAG TGTGGAGAATGTTCGGACATCTGGACGAGGTGCTGGAGAACGAAGTTCCTTCGCTCAATGACTGGAGGCACTTCTCGTACTGCACGCATCTCGTGGCCTCCAAGGACCACCCGCAGCCCAACATCGCCGCACGCGATCACTTCAGCG ACGCCTACACGTTCAGCTTGCCCGACGGGAGAACGAGGTACTTTGAAAGTCAGAGCCCGTGCCGCGTCATTCACCTCCCACAGCATATTCTGTTGCCGCTGCTTTACGCTCGTCTCGTCACCTGGAGTGCAGAAAAACCGATGTCGGACCTCGGGGCGCGTTGGTCGCCTTTGCCCGccccttctctcgcgcggatGTCTTCATCGACTCAAACGTTGCTGGCAGCGACTGCGCCTCCGGTCGCTTCCGAACATCCGAATTCGCTCCCCGATTCCCCCTttcccgctgcctcctctgcccTGCCGGAGGTTCTCTTTCGAACGAAATGGCTCGGTTCCGCTACGGTTGAGCGCGATTTTTCGGCGGAGCGTGGAGAGTTCGCCTCAG AtcctcgcccgcagcgctTCATGAGGTCCGCTCTCCTGACTTGGGCCATGGAGAACAAAGCCGAACCCCAAGTGATTCATATCGACAGCGCGTTCGTCGTCGCGTGCGACGGAGCGAGCTCGGCCGTCGCGACGCAGCTTCCAGGCTACCACCGAGAGGGCGCGGATTGCCTGCAGCGTCTGGTGAACATCACGTTCGTCTCTCGCCACCTCGCGACCCTCATTCGCAGCAACGAGGTCCTGCGGGATCAAGACGCCGCACGCTACGCGTCGACCTCCGAGTCCTCGTCAGACTGCGTGTGCTCGgatccttcgccgccgccgtcgatgCTGTACTACGTCATGAATGCGGATGTGATTGGCGTCGTGGTTCTCCACAGTCTAGAGCGCGGGGAGTTCGTGGCGCACAttcccttcttcgcgcctcaCGAGGCTGCGCGGGACGACTTCCCTGTTCACGTGTGCGAGGAGATCGTGCACCAGCTCGCTGGggtccgcctccgcgacgtGCGGATTGTGGAGGCTCGCGGCTGGGCGATGGCCGCCAAGGTGTCAAACGCCTTCActgggcgcctgccgcctgccgctggcgacggtgcgcgcgaggactccgcgcgcagcgctgctgcggcgcagggagGCGAGAGCCACGAGGCGTGCCAAACAGACCTGCCGCGCGTGCTCTTGGTAGGAGACGCAGCCCATCAACTGCCTCCGGCCGGCGGACTCGGCATGAACCTCGGCATGGGGGATGTCCTGGGCCTCGGCTGGCGCATCGGGCAGCTCTACCATCGAAAGACTGCGGCCTTTTTCCCTCGCGAGGGCGCCCTGGCAGGCACACAGGGGGCTGGCGCGAAGAACCCgtgcggagacggcgcgggccgcgcaggcagagcggacgcgagcgaggagaccgcccggcggctgctgcagagctacgacgaagagagaaggcTAGTTGCAAAA TACACCTGCGGCGTGGCTATTGACAACTTCCGGCGAGGTTTGAACGCGCCGTCGGAGTTCGGGCTGGACTGGGCCACAGGCCAAGCCCTCTCCTCCATcctggagaaggcggctCAGATGGTGTCGCGGCTCCTgtccggcgcctcgcgtccgAGCTCGGCGTTGCCGTTGCATGTCGAAGCACCGCAagctgcttcgcgtccgccggcTGGTCCGCCGTccctggcgcaggcgccggtcCTCGCTGCCAAGCGGATCCTCCAGCTCGCCCTGAGGGCCGGCCGAAAGCAG ATGCTGCTCAGCCGCCAGTGGCTGCCTCAGCTATGGGAGGAGCGCGTCGAGGCAGTCAAGGCGATTCTTCGAGATGAGAATCGAAACTTGAGTCTGCGCTACCCTGGTGCCGATCTCGCGTACGCGTACACGTCTTCCCAGGTTTATCGGCGCCCGACAAGCGAAGGCCAAGAAGCAGAGGCTTCTCGCCCCTACGTCATG GTCTCTCAGTCGCCCCTGCGATACCTTCCGTCCAGCTGGCGGGGCTGCCGCATGCCCCATGTGTGGGTTtacgcctcctcgcctgcgtcgcctcggaCGCCGGTCAATGAAGCGCCGGTGCCGCAAGAGTCGG TCTTCCGCTTGTCTACGGTCGAGATCCCGCTTCTCCACGACCCGCCCTGCGCGTACTGTTTCCTTGTGTTCTCTTCGCGGCACCTCGATGTGCTCGCGGACGCTCTCCGAGCACGCAGCCTTGTCGCGCTGCAACCCGCAGTCCCTTCGTCGGCCTCACCGTCTTCTGCTGGCCGCGGTGACCCGCTTCCGGCTGAGGAACGAGACTTCCGTGCGGCGTTCTGTGCATGCTGGGAGAGCTCCAGTGACAGTGCCGCGCTCTgcccaggcgcagaggcgatcGCGGTTGACCGGCGGCCTTTCGTGCTCGACGGTGCCgatctcgcgcgcctcggccgcaGTCCGCTGGCTGCCTCAGGGGCCGACGGCAAGCAGAAGCGGCCTCACAAAACACGGAAGGCTGACGCCTCAGTGCAACGCAATGCCGAGCAGGTGAAGGGCGTGAGGTGGCTGTGGAGCCCGCAGGCCACGC